Proteins from a single region of Haloarcula laminariae:
- a CDS encoding metal-dependent hydrolase yields the protein MFPWTHFAFGYLLLVCCSFLLGRRISKAELVAVLIGTQLADFVDKPLAWWFAAVPSGRSLAHSLLVAVPLSLVVLAVAWHRSYPEVGFAFGLGYVSHLIGDTYVALYYWRVEEFTFLLWPILPPYPYDDTTGFGNFLAELTITTRLLATAAVCGVVGLVVLVQFVRAPRWPTRRAN from the coding sequence ATGTTCCCGTGGACGCACTTCGCCTTCGGCTATCTTCTCCTCGTCTGTTGCAGCTTCCTGCTCGGTCGCCGCATCTCGAAGGCGGAACTGGTCGCCGTTCTAATCGGGACACAGCTCGCCGACTTCGTCGACAAGCCCCTGGCGTGGTGGTTCGCGGCGGTCCCCTCCGGTCGCTCGCTCGCCCACTCGCTGCTGGTCGCTGTCCCGCTGTCGCTCGTCGTCCTCGCCGTCGCGTGGCACCGCAGCTACCCCGAGGTGGGGTTCGCGTTCGGGCTCGGGTACGTCAGCCACCTCATCGGGGACACGTACGTCGCCCTCTACTACTGGCGCGTCGAGGAGTTCACGTTCCTCCTGTGGCCGATACTCCCGCCGTACCCCTACGACGACACCACCGGCTTCGGCAACTTCCTCGCGGAGCTGACCATCACCACGAGACTCCTGGCGACGGCGGCCGTCTGCGGCGTCGTCGGCTTGGTCGTGCTGGTCCAGTTCGTCCGCGCGCCGCGGTGGCCGACGCGCCGGGCTAACTGA
- a CDS encoding polysaccharide deacetylase family protein: MSSSVPTRLGRQLLGSVRGTLVRVHGRTGIGAAGGRSRNAILMYHAVDEPADAGYFGNVTAERFRETVRYVTEHAEVVPLSEITTRGARQRVAITFDDALKSVPRSALPILEAFDAPATVFVNPELVGDPDPELVRRRLDIGGEPGQVVVTDSQLRELVDNPLITIGNHTGSHVDLSTVTDEATLQAEIVDAKATLESEYGIEVSAFSYPYGASNERARAVVEDSHDYSVTTAPFLVGPGDGTHGMGRLSAHEPPRRLRWELTPASDLLNRLEYWGAGVG; the protein is encoded by the coding sequence ATGTCCAGTTCCGTCCCGACCCGCCTCGGACGGCAGCTGCTCGGGTCCGTCCGTGGGACCCTCGTCCGCGTTCACGGTCGCACGGGCATCGGGGCGGCCGGCGGGCGCTCGCGGAACGCGATTCTGATGTACCACGCGGTCGACGAACCGGCCGACGCCGGCTACTTCGGGAACGTCACCGCCGAGCGGTTCCGGGAGACCGTGCGGTACGTGACCGAGCACGCCGAGGTCGTCCCGCTGTCCGAGATTACCACCCGGGGTGCGCGCCAGCGCGTCGCGATTACGTTCGACGACGCGCTGAAATCCGTGCCCCGAAGCGCGCTGCCGATACTGGAGGCGTTCGACGCCCCGGCGACCGTCTTCGTCAACCCCGAACTCGTCGGCGACCCGGATCCGGAGCTCGTCCGGCGCCGCCTCGACATCGGCGGCGAACCCGGACAGGTCGTCGTGACCGACTCACAGCTCCGGGAGCTCGTCGACAACCCGCTTATCACCATCGGGAACCACACTGGGAGCCACGTGGACCTCTCGACGGTCACGGACGAGGCGACGCTGCAGGCGGAGATCGTCGACGCGAAGGCGACCCTCGAATCCGAGTACGGAATCGAGGTGTCCGCGTTCAGCTATCCCTACGGCGCGTCGAACGAGCGGGCCCGCGCGGTCGTCGAGGACAGCCACGACTACTCGGTGACGACGGCGCCGTTTCTGGTCGGCCCCGGCGACGGAACCCACGGGATGGGGCGGCTGAGCGCCCACGAACCGCCCCGACGGCTCCGGTGGGAGCTGACACCGGCCAGTGACTTGCTCAACCGACTGGAGTACTGGGGTGCCGGTGTCGGATGA
- a CDS encoding oligosaccharide flippase family protein, with protein sequence MTASEDDIGGPVGRPTMPRQLNFARAGSLLLGLELVGVVVGFGSTVYFASALGATALGVFFLFEATLSTLGTFADFGLNGAIEKRISEGADPGAVLSAGLVLKGVLLVALAAVVVPLRGPIDAYVGTAVVVPLLVAMALSQLALLSMHVLRAELRADETAVIQFLRLATYVVVAVALVLFGAGPRALIYGLVAGYLVMLVGGAVRVSTRPTRPTMRQFRTLLDYAKFNGIWGLGGHVYNTMDILVIGLFLSSAHVAAYELAWRVTVMTGVVGGVVANTVFAQMSAWDASGQRDRIAATVRDGLLASLVLVIPSFVGVALLSDRILGLVFGPEFLLATVAFVVLMGEKLVAAVNNVFDATVRAVDRPDIGAYATVASLSLNVVLNFLLVPRYGLLGAAAATGTAMAINTAVLGLFLRRVVPVRFPTGPVGWCVGAAAVMGGVVVAVGSLLPESLPALVGQIAAGGVVYGLVVLASPTLRTKLFATVRNAGA encoded by the coding sequence TCGACGGTGTACTTCGCGTCGGCGCTGGGTGCCACCGCGCTTGGGGTGTTCTTCCTGTTCGAGGCCACGCTGAGCACGCTGGGGACGTTCGCCGACTTCGGGCTGAACGGGGCCATCGAGAAACGCATCAGCGAAGGGGCCGACCCGGGCGCGGTGCTTTCGGCGGGCCTCGTCCTGAAGGGGGTTCTCCTGGTGGCACTGGCGGCCGTCGTCGTCCCACTGCGTGGCCCCATCGACGCCTACGTCGGTACCGCCGTCGTCGTCCCACTGCTGGTCGCGATGGCGCTCTCACAGCTGGCGTTGCTGTCGATGCACGTGCTCCGGGCCGAGTTGCGGGCCGACGAGACGGCGGTCATCCAGTTTCTCCGACTCGCCACGTACGTCGTCGTCGCGGTCGCGCTCGTACTGTTCGGCGCCGGGCCGCGTGCGCTCATCTACGGGCTCGTCGCGGGCTATCTCGTGATGCTGGTCGGCGGGGCTGTTCGGGTGTCGACGAGACCGACACGGCCGACGATGCGACAGTTTCGCACCCTCCTCGACTACGCGAAGTTCAACGGCATCTGGGGGCTGGGCGGGCACGTCTACAACACCATGGATATTCTCGTCATCGGCCTCTTTCTGTCGAGCGCCCACGTCGCGGCCTACGAGCTCGCGTGGCGGGTGACGGTGATGACCGGGGTCGTCGGCGGCGTCGTCGCCAACACCGTCTTCGCCCAGATGAGCGCGTGGGACGCGAGCGGTCAGCGGGACCGCATCGCCGCGACGGTTCGGGACGGCCTGCTCGCGTCGCTCGTCCTCGTCATTCCGTCGTTCGTCGGGGTCGCGTTGCTGTCCGACCGGATCCTCGGGCTCGTCTTCGGGCCGGAGTTCCTCCTCGCGACGGTCGCGTTCGTCGTGTTGATGGGCGAGAAGCTCGTCGCCGCGGTGAACAACGTCTTCGACGCGACGGTGCGGGCGGTCGACCGGCCCGACATCGGGGCCTACGCGACGGTCGCATCGCTTTCGTTGAACGTCGTCTTGAACTTCCTGTTGGTCCCCCGGTACGGCCTGCTCGGTGCCGCGGCCGCGACGGGCACGGCGATGGCGATAAACACCGCCGTCCTCGGGCTGTTTCTCCGCCGGGTCGTTCCCGTTCGGTTCCCCACCGGTCCGGTCGGGTGGTGTGTCGGCGCCGCGGCGGTGATGGGCGGCGTGGTGGTCGCCGTCGGGAGCCTGCTCCCCGAATCGCTCCCGGCGCTCGTCGGCCAGATAGCGGCCGGCGGCGTCGTCTACGGCCTCGTCGTCCTGGCCTCCCCGACGCTGCGAACGAAGCTGTTCGCGACAGTTCGGAACGCCGGCGCCTGA
- a CDS encoding GNAT family N-acetyltransferase, translating to MTDGDSYTVRAAESTDVDGFLSLHGTVFGTWPRDVAEAVFEWKYADQPAVDRMPVVVVEHEGQIVGARGYFAMRVVAGSTRLLGLQSTDLMVHPDHRERGLFTRMTEFGLERFGGPETLFFSFPGPEPRRGYLKRGWTEVPNPEYVQFFDVGRQRVGWPPNPRALAKRLYQPLYDGYVAARTLGQRHTHDVTVADELPAETLAELADSREPDGIHAERSAAFYEWRLSHPLYETTTYLARRDGRVEAAVVVDELDGRGFLREILPAAGRRRALSALLARLRADRPAAESLTAWPPRAHRSTLRRAGYLSSDRTPYRSGDHDIVVKAPADGTVGGLSVADPTNWALQLAERDY from the coding sequence ATGACAGACGGGGACAGCTACACGGTCCGGGCGGCCGAGTCGACCGACGTCGACGGCTTCCTGTCGCTCCACGGGACGGTGTTCGGGACGTGGCCACGGGACGTGGCCGAAGCGGTGTTCGAGTGGAAGTACGCCGACCAGCCGGCAGTCGACCGGATGCCGGTCGTCGTGGTCGAACACGAGGGCCAAATCGTCGGTGCCCGCGGCTACTTCGCGATGCGCGTGGTCGCCGGGTCCACGCGGCTGCTGGGACTGCAGTCGACGGACCTGATGGTTCACCCCGACCACCGAGAGCGGGGGCTGTTCACCCGGATGACCGAGTTCGGCCTCGAACGGTTCGGCGGCCCGGAGACGCTCTTTTTCAGCTTCCCGGGACCGGAACCGCGACGGGGGTATCTCAAGCGAGGGTGGACGGAGGTCCCCAACCCCGAGTACGTCCAGTTCTTCGACGTCGGCCGGCAACGGGTCGGGTGGCCGCCGAACCCGCGGGCGCTCGCCAAGCGACTCTACCAACCCCTCTACGACGGCTACGTGGCGGCCCGGACGCTCGGACAGCGCCACACCCACGACGTGACGGTGGCCGACGAGCTACCGGCCGAGACCCTCGCGGAACTGGCCGACAGCCGGGAGCCGGACGGCATCCACGCCGAGCGGTCGGCCGCGTTCTACGAGTGGCGCCTCTCGCATCCGCTGTACGAGACGACGACGTATCTCGCACGGCGGGACGGGCGCGTCGAAGCGGCCGTCGTCGTCGACGAACTCGACGGGCGTGGTTTCCTGCGGGAAATCCTCCCCGCGGCCGGACGGCGGCGGGCGTTGTCGGCGCTCCTCGCCCGCCTGCGGGCCGACCGTCCCGCGGCCGAGTCGCTGACCGCATGGCCGCCCCGGGCGCATCGCTCGACGCTCCGTCGCGCCGGCTACCTGTCGAGCGACCGGACGCCGTACCGGTCTGGCGACCACGATATCGTCGTCAAAGCCCCCGCGGACGGAACAGTCGGGGGGCTGTCGGTCGCCGATCCGACGAACTGGGCGCTGCAACTCGCCGAGCGGGACTACTGA